In Mus musculus strain C57BL/6J chromosome 9, GRCm38.p6 C57BL/6J, one genomic interval encodes:
- the Gm33778 gene encoding proline-rich protein 23A3-like, whose amino-acid sequence MPQIKESCTCKKYSSQVQHQHRISLVTNYQLPTSPKIVDMKPCSTSTDPEPNPAECPRLHLDQPAQHDLEIPIQDSTWPGHPEFSLSRPLASPLLNMPRDLIVIQPESFSASVRDREGLECASPSGMPWMNDPDGLDPELDLSFSSLDGCSPSASPGAESFASGSTWSLQSSMLEPLPDSPLQPLPPSPPSNHQEQSPLSPVRPNRPPCKARRHLLF is encoded by the exons ATGCCACAAATAAAGGAAAG TTGTACCTGCAAGAAGTACAGCTCACAGGTCCAGCATCAGCATCGCATCTCTTTGGTCACGAACTACCAACTGCCCACATCACCCAAAATTGTGGATATGAAGCCCTGCAGCACCAGCACTGACCCTGAACCCAATCCTGCCGAGTGCCCTCGACTCCACCTAGACCAGCCTGCTCAACACGACCTGGAAATACCTA TCCAGGACTCCACTTGGCCAGGACATCCTGAGTTCTCCCTTTCCCGCCCGCTTGCATCCCCTCTCCTGAACATGCCCCGGGACCTTATAGTCATCCAGCCAGAATCCTTCAGTGCTTCAGTAAGAGACAGGGAGGGCTTGGAATGTGCCTCTCCCTCAGGGATGCCATGGATGAATGATCCAGATGGCCTGGACCCAGAACTTGATctctcattttcttcattagaTGGCTGTAGTCCTTCAGCCTCTCCTGGGGCAGAGAGTTTTGCTTCGGGGTCCACCTGGAGCCTCCAAAGTAGCATGCTGGAGCCGCTTCCAGACTCACCACTGCaacctctccctccatctcctccttccaACCACCAAGAACAGAGCCCTCTGAGTCCCGTGAGACCTAATCGCCCTCCATGCAAGGCTAGGAGGCACCTCCTCTTCTAG